From a region of the Puntigrus tetrazona isolate hp1 unplaced genomic scaffold, ASM1883169v1 S000000002, whole genome shotgun sequence genome:
- the hmgb1a gene encoding high mobility group protein B1a encodes MGKDPTKPRGKMSSYAYFVQTCREEHKKKHPEATVNFSEFSKKCSERWKTMSAKEKGKFEDMAKQDKARHEREMKNYIPPKGEKKKRFKDPNAPKRPPSAFFIFCSEFRPKVKEETPGLSIGDVAKKLGEMWNKTSSEEKQPYEKKAAKLKEKYEKDIAAYRSKGKVGGGAAKAPSKPDKANDDDDEDDDDEEEDDDEEEEEDDE; translated from the exons ATGGGGAAGGATCCTACAAAACCAAGGGGCAAAATGTCCTCTTACGCATACTTTGTCCAAACCTGCCGAGAGGAGCATAAGAAGAAGCACCCCGAGGCAACGGTCAACTTCTCTGAGTTTTCCAAAAAGTGTTCTGAGCGATGGAAG ACCATGTCAGCCAAGGAAAAAGGGAAGTTTGAAGATATGGCCAAACAAGACAAGGCCCGTCACGAGAGGGAGATGAAAAACTACATTCCACCCAAAGgcgagaagaagaagaggtttAAGGACCCCAATGCTCCTAAGAGACCCCC GTCTGCCTTCTTCATTTTCTGCTCTGAGTTCCGACCCAAGGTGAAGGAAGAGACCCCGGGTCTGTCCATTGGAGATGTGGCCAAGAAACTGGGTGAGATGTGGAACAAAACATCATCTGAGGAGAAGCAGCCATATGAGAAGAAAGCGGCCAAGCTGAAGGAGAAGTACGAGAAG gaTATCGCTGCCTATCGCTCTAAAGGCAAAGTGGGAGGAGGTGCAGCCAAAGCCCCCTCCAAGCCAGACAAGGCTAATGATGACGATGACGAAGACGATGACgatgaggaggaagatgacgatgaggaggaagaggaggatgacgagtaa
- the uspl1 gene encoding SUMO-specific isopeptidase USPL1 isoform X2, translating to MHMEMSPTGVLELPNACIKSSLEFLHIRSGFECEDRNASPGNCPWCMAKGQKNALRFYSVNLEETVMLCTNPVCLYPLVSRSLEDVRASLSKDGCKRTISSLTDVDEASSPSKRTREEKLGILSAVPAPFSADVNDGTLPDDTAETQRFTDEQSILENSDSINGIEEHREDLPAAAIHEDLDLCGKKDDCVSSTQGEVEEIVGMDVDVDSSELVPVQPHLFWKNEDNLCWLDSLLAMLVNCRTIRETPCENLKLTDKLTSVPSCSSAVWNLCSTYDKTCSYLKSKEKQCEDEVSRVPADVLCEAERQLSVLRLSLFKLLQPTLKCEIGQKETPVFALPLLLRTDKWAQELFQHTVRWEFKCTSCSYTLNNSVEKTLTTFTQILNDWHPLKAIHRTQCSNCNRKNQRRKMVLEKLSSVFAVHFVEGLPRKDLSKYSFEFQGAHYHVSTVIQYNNHLKHFATWIRQSNGSWLELDDLKYPYSIIHKRFLFPANEIHVVFWESDSTKEEASEVCSPTAPSALTNLSNSVADDTCVTVEDSTATGPLDASIGSTTLLDTFEGLSHTDIVTLTLVDENKATEALQTPQSPAVAPTALPSLPVTSSSSCISKSVFQPSKPQSSDLKECSSVVATPAHVPLASALLQRHPCFQSTPVRLPPPAPKSKPILKCENEALPAKPADMFGGFLNKKLPNSSGGNPAGAPQHKPVTLPGGICGASVMKNPGHSADQQPISTTEALRLKLLKKLKAKKKKLAKLNQLLGSSAPKPDSTALSSPYSVTSSTSAYDSPAYDQFFAELLSPANTVSNLSPDSTGLLEMLNNGQNAETIQQNPSVATVVPEALTYPSSTNDSVLSLDEYIESGMGQTAIDHTDFNGLDIFF from the exons ATGCACATGGAAATGTCTCCTACCGGCGTGCTGGAATTACCTAATGCGTGTATAAAATCCAGTTTGGAATTCCTCCACATTCGATCCGGTTTCGAG TGTGAAGACAGAAATGCCTCGCCAGGGAACTGTCCTTGGTGCATGGCAAAAGGTCAGAAAAATGCTCTCCGCTTTTATTCTGTCAACCTGGAGGAGACCGTTATGCTCTGTACAAATCCAGTG TGCCTTTACCCATTGGTTAGTAGATCTCTGGAAGATGTCCGTGCTAGCTTGTCTAAAGATGGATGTAAGAGGACCATTTCTTCCCTGACCGATGTGGATGAAGCATCCTCCCCTTCAAAACGAACAAGAGAGGAGAAACTGGGCATTTTGTCTGCTGTGCCTGCGCCATTTAGTGCTGACGTCAATGACGGCACACTTCCAGATGACACAGCCGAAACACAAAGGTTTACTGATGAACAATCAATACTTGAAAACAGTGACTCTATTAATGGCATTGAGGAACATCGTGAAGATCTACCTGCCGCTGCCATCCATGAGGACTTAGATTTGTGTGGCAAGAAGGATGATTGTGTATCTAGTACTCAAGGTGAGGTTGAGGAGATTGTTGGAATGGATGTAGATGTGGACTCATCAGAGCTGGTTCCTGTGCAACCTCATCTGTTCTGGAAAAATGAGGATAACTTGTGTTGGTTGGATTCGTTGTTGGCGATGCTCGTAAACTGCAGGACCATCAGAGAGACTCCATGTGAGAATTTAAAGCTGACGGACAAGTTGACATCAGTGCCTTCCTGCAGCTCTGCTGTCTGGAACCTTTGCTCAACATATGATAAGACGTGCTCCTATCTGAAATCCAAGGAGAAACAGTGTGAAG ATGAGGTAAGCAGAGTCCCCGCTGATGTCCTGTGCGAGGCAGAGCGGCAGCTGTCTGTGCTCCGTCTGTCACTCTTCAAACTCCTTCAGCCTACACTCAAGTGTGAAATTG GTCAGAAGGAAACGCCGGTGTTTGCTCTCCCTCTCCTTCTGCGCACAGACAAGTGGGCTCAAGAGCTTTTCCAGCACACTGTCCGTTGGGAATTTAAGTGCACTTCTTGTAGTTATACTCTGAATAACAG TGTTGAGAAGACTCTAACTACATTCACTCAGATTCTGAATGACTGGCACCCACTGAAAGCCATCCACCGCACTCAGTGCAGTAACTGCAACCGTAAAAACCAGAGGAGGAAAATGGTGCTTGAAAA GCTGTCCTCTGTGTTTGCAGTGCACTTTGTGGAGGGCTTGCCCAGGAAAGACCTCTCTAAATACTCTTTTGAGTTCCAGGGCGCACACTACCATGTTAGCACTGTTATCCAGTACAATAATCATCTAAAGCACTTTGCCACTTGGATCCGCCAGAGCAAcg GGTCATGGCTGGAACTCGATGATTTGAAATACCCTTACAGCATCATCCACAAGAGGTTTTTATTTCCTGCCAATGAAATTCACGTTGTTTTCTGGGAATCAGACTCCACTAAAGAGGAAGCTTCAGAGGTTTGCTCGCCGACGGCTCCCTCAGCGCTCACGAATCTGTCAAACTCTGTAGCCGATGACACATGCGTCACCGTGGAAGACTCAACTGCCACCGGGCCTCTGGATGCATCCATTGGCAGCACCACATTACTGGACACCTTTGAGGGTCTGTCACATACAGACATAGTGACCCTCACTCTGGTTGATGAGAACAAAGCCACAGAGGCCCTTCAGACTCCCCAGAGCCCAGCCGTCGCACCGACCGCTCTCCCTAGTCTTCCTGTAACATCCAGTTCATCTTGTATCTCCAAGTCCGTTTTTCAACCTTCAAAACCCCAAAGCTCTGATCTGAAGGAATGCTCTTCAGTTGTGGCTACACCAGCACATGTACCGCTTGCATCTGCATTACTTCAACGCCATCCTTGCTTCCAGTCGACACCAGTTAGACTTCCTCCGCCTGCTCCAAAATCGAAACCCATTCTGAAATGTGAAAACGAAGCTCTGCCTGCAAAACCAGCTGACATGTTCGGCGGCTTCTTAAACAAGAAACTGCCAAATTCAAGTGGCGGGAATCCAGCGGGAGCGCCTCAGCACAAACCGGTCACCCTTCCTGGTGGCATATGTGGTGCATCTGTTATGAAAAATCCCGGCCATTCGGCAGACCAGCAGCCCATTAGCACTACAGAAGCCCTCAGGCTGAAGCTACTGAAAAAACTTAAGGCTAAGAAGAAGAAACTGGCCAAACTAAACCAGCTTTTGGGAAGTTCTGCACCAAAACCGGACAGCACTGCGCTCTCTTCGCCCTACTCGGTCACCTCGAGTACGTCAGCGTACGACAGCCCGGCATATGACCAGTTCTTCGCTGAGCTTTTGTCTCCTGCGAATACCGTCAGTAACCTCTCACCTGATAGCACGGGCCTCCTTGAGATGTTGAACAATGGCCAGAATGCGGAGACGATACAACAGAATCCTTCTGTAGCAACCGTGGTTCCGGAAGCTTTAACCTACCCTTCTTCTACTAATGACTCTGTTTTGAGTCTTGATGAATACATAGAGTCAGGGATGGGCCAGACTGCAATTGACCACACTGATTTTAACGGCttagatatatttttctga
- the uspl1 gene encoding SUMO-specific isopeptidase USPL1 isoform X1, with protein MSSLWQQDSTENGNLSGMRMNGEGTGIGAPTPAVVGYLGKCEDRNASPGNCPWCMAKGQKNALRFYSVNLEETVMLCTNPVCLYPLVSRSLEDVRASLSKDGCKRTISSLTDVDEASSPSKRTREEKLGILSAVPAPFSADVNDGTLPDDTAETQRFTDEQSILENSDSINGIEEHREDLPAAAIHEDLDLCGKKDDCVSSTQGEVEEIVGMDVDVDSSELVPVQPHLFWKNEDNLCWLDSLLAMLVNCRTIRETPCENLKLTDKLTSVPSCSSAVWNLCSTYDKTCSYLKSKEKQCEDEVSRVPADVLCEAERQLSVLRLSLFKLLQPTLKCEIGQKETPVFALPLLLRTDKWAQELFQHTVRWEFKCTSCSYTLNNSVEKTLTTFTQILNDWHPLKAIHRTQCSNCNRKNQRRKMVLEKLSSVFAVHFVEGLPRKDLSKYSFEFQGAHYHVSTVIQYNNHLKHFATWIRQSNGSWLELDDLKYPYSIIHKRFLFPANEIHVVFWESDSTKEEASEVCSPTAPSALTNLSNSVADDTCVTVEDSTATGPLDASIGSTTLLDTFEGLSHTDIVTLTLVDENKATEALQTPQSPAVAPTALPSLPVTSSSSCISKSVFQPSKPQSSDLKECSSVVATPAHVPLASALLQRHPCFQSTPVRLPPPAPKSKPILKCENEALPAKPADMFGGFLNKKLPNSSGGNPAGAPQHKPVTLPGGICGASVMKNPGHSADQQPISTTEALRLKLLKKLKAKKKKLAKLNQLLGSSAPKPDSTALSSPYSVTSSTSAYDSPAYDQFFAELLSPANTVSNLSPDSTGLLEMLNNGQNAETIQQNPSVATVVPEALTYPSSTNDSVLSLDEYIESGMGQTAIDHTDFNGLDIFF; from the exons ATGTCAAGTTTATGGCAGCAGGACTCAACAGAGAACGGAAACCTCAGTGGCATGAGAATGAACGGCGAAGGCACTGGTATAGGGGCTCCGACCCCAGCTGTGGTGGGGTATTTGGGAAAA TGTGAAGACAGAAATGCCTCGCCAGGGAACTGTCCTTGGTGCATGGCAAAAGGTCAGAAAAATGCTCTCCGCTTTTATTCTGTCAACCTGGAGGAGACCGTTATGCTCTGTACAAATCCAGTG TGCCTTTACCCATTGGTTAGTAGATCTCTGGAAGATGTCCGTGCTAGCTTGTCTAAAGATGGATGTAAGAGGACCATTTCTTCCCTGACCGATGTGGATGAAGCATCCTCCCCTTCAAAACGAACAAGAGAGGAGAAACTGGGCATTTTGTCTGCTGTGCCTGCGCCATTTAGTGCTGACGTCAATGACGGCACACTTCCAGATGACACAGCCGAAACACAAAGGTTTACTGATGAACAATCAATACTTGAAAACAGTGACTCTATTAATGGCATTGAGGAACATCGTGAAGATCTACCTGCCGCTGCCATCCATGAGGACTTAGATTTGTGTGGCAAGAAGGATGATTGTGTATCTAGTACTCAAGGTGAGGTTGAGGAGATTGTTGGAATGGATGTAGATGTGGACTCATCAGAGCTGGTTCCTGTGCAACCTCATCTGTTCTGGAAAAATGAGGATAACTTGTGTTGGTTGGATTCGTTGTTGGCGATGCTCGTAAACTGCAGGACCATCAGAGAGACTCCATGTGAGAATTTAAAGCTGACGGACAAGTTGACATCAGTGCCTTCCTGCAGCTCTGCTGTCTGGAACCTTTGCTCAACATATGATAAGACGTGCTCCTATCTGAAATCCAAGGAGAAACAGTGTGAAG ATGAGGTAAGCAGAGTCCCCGCTGATGTCCTGTGCGAGGCAGAGCGGCAGCTGTCTGTGCTCCGTCTGTCACTCTTCAAACTCCTTCAGCCTACACTCAAGTGTGAAATTG GTCAGAAGGAAACGCCGGTGTTTGCTCTCCCTCTCCTTCTGCGCACAGACAAGTGGGCTCAAGAGCTTTTCCAGCACACTGTCCGTTGGGAATTTAAGTGCACTTCTTGTAGTTATACTCTGAATAACAG TGTTGAGAAGACTCTAACTACATTCACTCAGATTCTGAATGACTGGCACCCACTGAAAGCCATCCACCGCACTCAGTGCAGTAACTGCAACCGTAAAAACCAGAGGAGGAAAATGGTGCTTGAAAA GCTGTCCTCTGTGTTTGCAGTGCACTTTGTGGAGGGCTTGCCCAGGAAAGACCTCTCTAAATACTCTTTTGAGTTCCAGGGCGCACACTACCATGTTAGCACTGTTATCCAGTACAATAATCATCTAAAGCACTTTGCCACTTGGATCCGCCAGAGCAAcg GGTCATGGCTGGAACTCGATGATTTGAAATACCCTTACAGCATCATCCACAAGAGGTTTTTATTTCCTGCCAATGAAATTCACGTTGTTTTCTGGGAATCAGACTCCACTAAAGAGGAAGCTTCAGAGGTTTGCTCGCCGACGGCTCCCTCAGCGCTCACGAATCTGTCAAACTCTGTAGCCGATGACACATGCGTCACCGTGGAAGACTCAACTGCCACCGGGCCTCTGGATGCATCCATTGGCAGCACCACATTACTGGACACCTTTGAGGGTCTGTCACATACAGACATAGTGACCCTCACTCTGGTTGATGAGAACAAAGCCACAGAGGCCCTTCAGACTCCCCAGAGCCCAGCCGTCGCACCGACCGCTCTCCCTAGTCTTCCTGTAACATCCAGTTCATCTTGTATCTCCAAGTCCGTTTTTCAACCTTCAAAACCCCAAAGCTCTGATCTGAAGGAATGCTCTTCAGTTGTGGCTACACCAGCACATGTACCGCTTGCATCTGCATTACTTCAACGCCATCCTTGCTTCCAGTCGACACCAGTTAGACTTCCTCCGCCTGCTCCAAAATCGAAACCCATTCTGAAATGTGAAAACGAAGCTCTGCCTGCAAAACCAGCTGACATGTTCGGCGGCTTCTTAAACAAGAAACTGCCAAATTCAAGTGGCGGGAATCCAGCGGGAGCGCCTCAGCACAAACCGGTCACCCTTCCTGGTGGCATATGTGGTGCATCTGTTATGAAAAATCCCGGCCATTCGGCAGACCAGCAGCCCATTAGCACTACAGAAGCCCTCAGGCTGAAGCTACTGAAAAAACTTAAGGCTAAGAAGAAGAAACTGGCCAAACTAAACCAGCTTTTGGGAAGTTCTGCACCAAAACCGGACAGCACTGCGCTCTCTTCGCCCTACTCGGTCACCTCGAGTACGTCAGCGTACGACAGCCCGGCATATGACCAGTTCTTCGCTGAGCTTTTGTCTCCTGCGAATACCGTCAGTAACCTCTCACCTGATAGCACGGGCCTCCTTGAGATGTTGAACAATGGCCAGAATGCGGAGACGATACAACAGAATCCTTCTGTAGCAACCGTGGTTCCGGAAGCTTTAACCTACCCTTCTTCTACTAATGACTCTGTTTTGAGTCTTGATGAATACATAGAGTCAGGGATGGGCCAGACTGCAATTGACCACACTGATTTTAACGGCttagatatatttttctga
- the LOC122331824 gene encoding arachidonate 5-lipoxygenase-activating protein, translated as MIRPHSETDPPCTLDNMYVAVMDNIFLLALVTLLSVVQNVFFALKVEKECTGQHSKHHSAAFERLSCASRNCMDTYPTFLAVLWCAGICLSQAPAAFAGIIYLVVRQKYFVGYLGQTCQSIPGFLFGKRILFFLSLMCVVGIINHLMLTYGGSDYKEYIQTITKAASTLLLLP; from the exons ATGATCAGACCGCATTCTGAAACAGATCCTCCTTGCACGCTTGACAACATGTACGTCGCAGTGATGGACAACATTTTCTTACTTGCGCTGGTCACTCTTCTCAGCGTCGTTCAGAATG TGTTCTTCGCCTTGAAGGTTGAGAAAGAGTGCACCGGTCAACACTCTAAACATCATTCCGCGGCGTTCGAGCGTTTGTCCTGTGCGAG TCGAAACTGCATGGACACTTACCCCACATTTCTGGCAGTGCTGTGGTGCGCTGGTATCTGCCTCAGTCAAG CTCCAGCTGCCTTTGCTGGCATTATCTACCTTGTGGTCCGGCAGAAGTACTTTGTCGGCTACTTAGGGCAGACTTGCCAGag CATTCCTGGCTTCCTGTTTGGGAAACGCATTCTCTTCTTCCTGTCACTCATGTGTGTTGTGGGAATCATAAACCACCTGATGCTCACTTACGGCGGCAGCGACTACAAGGAGTACATCCAGACCATCACAAAAGCAGCGTCAACACTTCTGCTCTTGCCCTGA
- the LOC122331823 gene encoding mesenteric estrogen-dependent adipogenesis protein-like isoform X1, translated as MRANASSGFVIDVIELESFVNSPPDGFAVESRAGCRVVKWDQEDSCVFIDDVQSSEGKVVFCNSPGRKVTVRTLGEYADLRRRLTSKTIYILVSACTRTKAEKKRNTDAPVLHNYVVAINGGHPMIRWEMERGLDMTISSVAGESYAVDVDVSAALHGWVGESFHILVDVEKVKPIWKDAHFTIKYRSDALFDFPYWFGCSKRQFRSTRSVEKIWTTLPTSHRTNARTPRNDV; from the exons atgcgGGCGAACGCGAGCTCGGGTTTTGTTATAGACGTTATCGAGCTGGAGTCGTTTGTGAACAGCCCTCCTGATGGCTTCGCTGTCGAGAGCCGCGCGGGCTGCAGAGTCGTGAAGTGGGATCAGGAGGACAGCTGCGTGTTCATCGACGACGTCCAGTCCAGCGAGGGGAAAGTGGTTTTCTGTAACTCTCCAGGAAG GAAAGTCACAGTACGTACTTTGGGGGAGTACGCAGATTTGAGACGACGGCTGACCTCGAAAACGATATACATCCTTGTGTCTGCGTGCACCagaacaaaagcagaaaaaaagaggaacacGGATGCTCCAg TTCTTCACAATTATGTGGTGGCGATCAACGGCGGTCATCCAATGATCAGATGGGAGATGGAGAGAGGCTTAGACATGACCATTTCATCTGTTGCTGGAGAAAGTTATGCAGTTGAT gttgaTGTTAGTGCTGCACTACACGGATGGGTCGGTGAGAGCTTTCACATCCTTGTTGATGTAGAAAAGGTAAAGCCCATCTGGAAAGACGCACATTTCACCATCAAGTACCGTTCTGATGCTCTTTTTGACTTTCCCTACTGGTTCGGCTGCAGCAAACGACAATTCAGG tcaacCCGTAGCGTGGAGAAGATCTGGACCACGTTACCCACCTCGCACAGGACAAACGCTCGAACGCCGCGGAATGATGTTTAG
- the LOC122331823 gene encoding mesenteric estrogen-dependent adipogenesis protein-like isoform X4, translating into MRANASSGFVIDVIELESFVNSPPDGFAVESRAGCRVVKWDQEDSCVFIDDVQSSEGKVVFCNSPGRKVTVRTLGEYADLRRRLTSKTIYILVSACTRTKAEKKRNTDAPVLHNYVVAINGGHPMIRWEMERGLDMTISSVAGESYAVDVDVSAALHGWVGESFHILVDVEKQTTIQVNP; encoded by the exons atgcgGGCGAACGCGAGCTCGGGTTTTGTTATAGACGTTATCGAGCTGGAGTCGTTTGTGAACAGCCCTCCTGATGGCTTCGCTGTCGAGAGCCGCGCGGGCTGCAGAGTCGTGAAGTGGGATCAGGAGGACAGCTGCGTGTTCATCGACGACGTCCAGTCCAGCGAGGGGAAAGTGGTTTTCTGTAACTCTCCAGGAAG GAAAGTCACAGTACGTACTTTGGGGGAGTACGCAGATTTGAGACGACGGCTGACCTCGAAAACGATATACATCCTTGTGTCTGCGTGCACCagaacaaaagcagaaaaaaagaggaacacGGATGCTCCAg TTCTTCACAATTATGTGGTGGCGATCAACGGCGGTCATCCAATGATCAGATGGGAGATGGAGAGAGGCTTAGACATGACCATTTCATCTGTTGCTGGAGAAAGTTATGCAGTTGAT gttgaTGTTAGTGCTGCACTACACGGATGGGTCGGTGAGAGCTTTCACATCCTTGTTGATGTAGAAAAG CAAACGACAATTCAGG tcaacCCGTAG
- the LOC122331823 gene encoding uncharacterized protein LOC122331823 isoform X3, with product MRANASSGFVIDVIELESFVNSPPDGFAVESRAGCRVVKWDQEDSCVFIDDVQSSEGKVVFCNSPGRKVTVRTLGEYADLRRRLTSKTIYILVSACTRTKAEKKRNTDAPVLHNYVVAINGGHPMIRWEMERGLDMTISSVAGESYAVDVDVSAALHGWVGESFHILVDVEKQTTIQGLLPWKMRSTLKMLKPCTDEETIYAP from the exons atgcgGGCGAACGCGAGCTCGGGTTTTGTTATAGACGTTATCGAGCTGGAGTCGTTTGTGAACAGCCCTCCTGATGGCTTCGCTGTCGAGAGCCGCGCGGGCTGCAGAGTCGTGAAGTGGGATCAGGAGGACAGCTGCGTGTTCATCGACGACGTCCAGTCCAGCGAGGGGAAAGTGGTTTTCTGTAACTCTCCAGGAAG GAAAGTCACAGTACGTACTTTGGGGGAGTACGCAGATTTGAGACGACGGCTGACCTCGAAAACGATATACATCCTTGTGTCTGCGTGCACCagaacaaaagcagaaaaaaagaggaacacGGATGCTCCAg TTCTTCACAATTATGTGGTGGCGATCAACGGCGGTCATCCAATGATCAGATGGGAGATGGAGAGAGGCTTAGACATGACCATTTCATCTGTTGCTGGAGAAAGTTATGCAGTTGAT gttgaTGTTAGTGCTGCACTACACGGATGGGTCGGTGAGAGCTTTCACATCCTTGTTGATGTAGAAAAG CAAACGACAATTCAGG GTCTCTTACCATGGAAGATGAGATCGACACTTAAAATGTTGAAGCCCTGCACAGACGAGGAGACCATTTATGCACCTTAA
- the LOC122331823 gene encoding mesenteric estrogen-dependent adipogenesis protein-like isoform X2 encodes MRANASSGFVIDVIELESFVNSPPDGFAVESRAGCRVVKWDQEDSCVFIDDVQSSEGKVVFCNSPGRKVTVRTLGEYADLRRRLTSKTIYILVSACTRTKAEKKRNTDAPVLHNYVVAINGGHPMIRWEMERGLDMTISSVAGESYAVDVDVSAALHGWVGESFHILVDVEKVKPIWKDAHFTIKYRSDALFDFPYWFGCSKRQFRVSYHGR; translated from the exons atgcgGGCGAACGCGAGCTCGGGTTTTGTTATAGACGTTATCGAGCTGGAGTCGTTTGTGAACAGCCCTCCTGATGGCTTCGCTGTCGAGAGCCGCGCGGGCTGCAGAGTCGTGAAGTGGGATCAGGAGGACAGCTGCGTGTTCATCGACGACGTCCAGTCCAGCGAGGGGAAAGTGGTTTTCTGTAACTCTCCAGGAAG GAAAGTCACAGTACGTACTTTGGGGGAGTACGCAGATTTGAGACGACGGCTGACCTCGAAAACGATATACATCCTTGTGTCTGCGTGCACCagaacaaaagcagaaaaaaagaggaacacGGATGCTCCAg TTCTTCACAATTATGTGGTGGCGATCAACGGCGGTCATCCAATGATCAGATGGGAGATGGAGAGAGGCTTAGACATGACCATTTCATCTGTTGCTGGAGAAAGTTATGCAGTTGAT gttgaTGTTAGTGCTGCACTACACGGATGGGTCGGTGAGAGCTTTCACATCCTTGTTGATGTAGAAAAGGTAAAGCCCATCTGGAAAGACGCACATTTCACCATCAAGTACCGTTCTGATGCTCTTTTTGACTTTCCCTACTGGTTCGGCTGCAGCAAACGACAATTCAGG GTCTCTTACCATGGAAGATGA